A genomic region of Paroedura picta isolate Pp20150507F chromosome 4, Ppicta_v3.0, whole genome shotgun sequence contains the following coding sequences:
- the RAB8A gene encoding ras-related protein Rab-8A: MAKSYDYLFKLLLIGDSGVGKTCALFRFSEDAFSASFISTIGIDFKIRAIELDGKKIKLQIWDTAGQERFRTITTAYYRGAMGIMLVYDITNEKSFDNIRNWVRNIEEHASPDVEKMILGNKCDMNPKRQVSREQGEKLALSFGIKFMETSAKANINIENAFFTLARDIKAKMDKKLEGNSPQGCSQGVKISPEQQKKTSMFRCTLL; this comes from the exons ATGGCGAAGAGCTACGACTACCTCTTCAAGCTGCTGCTCATCGGCGACTCGGGCGTGGGCAAGACCTGCGCGCTCTTCCGCTTCAGCGAGGACGCCTTCAGCGCCTCCTTCATCTCCACCATCG gcaTCGACTTCAAGATCCGCGCCATCGAGCTGGACGGCAAGAAGATCAAGCTGCAGATCTG gGACACGGCCGGCCAGGAGCGCTTCCGGACCATCACTACGGCTTACTACCGCGGAGCCatg GGTATCATGCTGGTATATGATATCACTAACGAGAAATCTTTTGACAATATTCGTAACTGGGTCAGGAACATTGAAGAG catgCTTCTCCAGATGTAGAAAAAATGATCCTCGGAAACAAATGCGACATGAATCCCAAGCGGCAAGTGTCCAGGGAGCAAGGAGAGAAG CTGGCCCTTAGCTTTGGGATTAAGTTCATGGAGACCAGCGCAAAGGCAAACATTAATATAGAGAAC GCATTTTTTACTCTGGCAAGAGACATCAAAGCAAAAATGGACAAGAAACTG GAAGGCAACAGCCctcaaggctgcagccagggtgTGAAGATCAGCCCGGAGCAACAGAAGAAAACCAGCATGTTCCGATGTACTCTTCTCTGA
- the TPM4 gene encoding tropomyosin alpha-4 chain isoform X2, with protein sequence MRRAAWGAAVPRAGAPRGRLPGPRETATRGQADGGGRALGKGGRLGPLSGSFPRGAAQTGAQTAAWTAGAPLGPRGGRTRPACACPRLLLLFLLRRRGGAAGLRDAPVPPARPAAPSRAEPSERSRGQQRSAAMAATGSLEAVKRKIQALQQEADEAEERAQALQHQRDHEQELREKAEGEVAALNRRIQLVEEELDRAQERLATALQKLEEAEKAADESERGMKVIENRAMKDEEKMEIQEMQLKEAKHIAEEADRKYEEVARKLVILEGELERAEERAEVSEAKCSDLEEELKNVTNNLKSLEAQSEKYSEKEDKYEEEIKILTDKLKEAETRAEFAERTVAKLEKTIDDLEEKVAQAKEENLSLHRTLDQTLNELGSI encoded by the exons ATGCGCCGGGCCGCCTGGGGCGCCGCAGTGCCGAGAGCCGGAGCACCCCGAGGGCGCCTGCCGGGACCGAGGGAGACGGCGACGCGGGGCCAGGCAGACGGCGGAGGACGCGCGCTCGGCAAGGGCGGCAGGCTCGGGCCCCTTTCGGGCTCCTTCCCTCGCGGCGCGGCGCAGACTGGGGCCCAGACGGCCGCATGGACGGCGGGAGCGCCCCTTGGCCCCCGAGGCGGCCGGACGCGCCCCGCATGCGCCtgcccccgcctcctcctcctcttcctcctccggcggcggggcggggctgcCGGGCTCCGTGACGCCCCCGTCCCGCCCGCCCGTCCCGCCGCGCCcagccgagccgagccgagcgAGCGCAGCCGAGGGCAGCAGCGCAGCGCAGCGATGGCGGCGACGGGCTCGTTGGAGGCGGTGAAGCGCAAGATCCAGGCGCTGCAGCAGGAGGCCGACGAGGCCGAGGAGCGCGCCCAAGCCCTGCAGCACCAGCGCGACCACGAGCAGGAGCTCCGCGAGAAA GCCGAAGGGGAGGTGGCCGCCCTCAACCGCCGCATCCAGCtggtggaggaagagctggatcgCGCGCAGGAGCGCCTGGCCACCGCCCTGCAGAAGCTGGAGGAGGCCGAGAAGGCGGCCGACGAAAGCGAGAG GGGCATGAAGGTGATCGAGAACCGGGCCATGAAAGACGAGGAGAAGATGGAGATCCAGGAGATGCAGCTGAAGGAGGCCAAGCACATTGCCGAGGAGGCCGACCGCAAGTACGAGGAG GTTGCCCGGAAACTGGTCATTCTGGAAGGAGAGCTGGAGAGAGCGGAAGAACGGGCAGAAGTCTCCGAAGC AAAATGCAGCGACCTGGAAGAGGAGCTCAAGAACGTCACCAATAACCTCAAGTCTCTGGAAGCTCAGTCGGAGAAG TACTCCGAAAAAGAGGACAAATATGAGGAGGAAATCAAGATACTTACTGACAAGCTGAAGGAG gctgaaaCCCGGGCGGAGTTTGCGGAAAGAACTGTTGCAAAATTGGAAAAGACAATCGATGATTTAGAAG AAAAAGTTGCCCAAGCAAAAGAAGAGAACTTGAGCTTACATCGAACTTTGGATCAAACCTTAAATGAGCTCGGCAGCATATAA
- the TPM4 gene encoding tropomyosin alpha-4 chain isoform X1 gives MRRAAWGAAVPRAGAPRGRLPGPRETATRGQADGGGRALGKGGRLGPLSGSFPRGAAQTGAQTAAWTAGAPLGPRGGRTRPACACPRLLLLFLLRRRGGAAGLRDAPVPPARPAAPSRAEPSERSRGQQRSAAMAATGSLEAVKRKIQALQQEADEAEERAQALQHQRDHEQELREKAEGEVAALNRRIQLVEEELDRAQERLATALQKLEEAEKAADESERGMKVIENRAMKDEEKMEIQEMQLKEAKHIAEEADRKYEEVARKLVILEGELERAEERAEVSEAKCSDLEEELKNVTNNLKSLEAQSEKYSEKEDKYEEEIKILTDKLKEAETRAEFAERTVAKLEKTIDDLEDELYAQKLKYKAISEELDHALNDMTSL, from the exons ATGCGCCGGGCCGCCTGGGGCGCCGCAGTGCCGAGAGCCGGAGCACCCCGAGGGCGCCTGCCGGGACCGAGGGAGACGGCGACGCGGGGCCAGGCAGACGGCGGAGGACGCGCGCTCGGCAAGGGCGGCAGGCTCGGGCCCCTTTCGGGCTCCTTCCCTCGCGGCGCGGCGCAGACTGGGGCCCAGACGGCCGCATGGACGGCGGGAGCGCCCCTTGGCCCCCGAGGCGGCCGGACGCGCCCCGCATGCGCCtgcccccgcctcctcctcctcttcctcctccggcggcggggcggggctgcCGGGCTCCGTGACGCCCCCGTCCCGCCCGCCCGTCCCGCCGCGCCcagccgagccgagccgagcgAGCGCAGCCGAGGGCAGCAGCGCAGCGCAGCGATGGCGGCGACGGGCTCGTTGGAGGCGGTGAAGCGCAAGATCCAGGCGCTGCAGCAGGAGGCCGACGAGGCCGAGGAGCGCGCCCAAGCCCTGCAGCACCAGCGCGACCACGAGCAGGAGCTCCGCGAGAAA GCCGAAGGGGAGGTGGCCGCCCTCAACCGCCGCATCCAGCtggtggaggaagagctggatcgCGCGCAGGAGCGCCTGGCCACCGCCCTGCAGAAGCTGGAGGAGGCCGAGAAGGCGGCCGACGAAAGCGAGAG GGGCATGAAGGTGATCGAGAACCGGGCCATGAAAGACGAGGAGAAGATGGAGATCCAGGAGATGCAGCTGAAGGAGGCCAAGCACATTGCCGAGGAGGCCGACCGCAAGTACGAGGAG GTTGCCCGGAAACTGGTCATTCTGGAAGGAGAGCTGGAGAGAGCGGAAGAACGGGCAGAAGTCTCCGAAGC AAAATGCAGCGACCTGGAAGAGGAGCTCAAGAACGTCACCAATAACCTCAAGTCTCTGGAAGCTCAGTCGGAGAAG TACTCCGAAAAAGAGGACAAATATGAGGAGGAAATCAAGATACTTACTGACAAGCTGAAGGAG gctgaaaCCCGGGCGGAGTTTGCGGAAAGAACTGTTGCAAAATTGGAAAAGACAATCGATGATTTAGAAG ATGAGTTGTATGCTCAGAAGCTGAAGTACAAAGCCATCAGTGAAGAGCTGGACCACGCTCTCAATGACATGACGTCCTTGTAG